The proteins below come from a single Aegilops tauschii subsp. strangulata cultivar AL8/78 chromosome 6, Aet v6.0, whole genome shotgun sequence genomic window:
- the LOC109740393 gene encoding transcription factor BHLH6, producing MDKASIIKDAIEYIQHLQAGERHMEVEVSVLESAAGAKDNYGDGLSVEQVSSAQRKKVKRAVSITSMNDALLAAAVVVTSLPVEVLELRVPEVSEKLLVVSMTCSKKRGAMTKVCSALEELCPMVIIANITSISDCSMHTLFVKTTAKTAQNSETKAM from the exons ATGGACAAGGCCTCGATCATCAAGGACGCGATAGAGTACATCCAACATTTACAGGCAGGGGAGCGGCATATGGAGGTCGAGGTTTCCGTGCTCGAGTCCGCCGCCGGTGCTAAGGATAACTATGGCGACGGCCTATCCGTGGAGCAGGTCTCCTCAGCACAGAGGAAGAAGGTGAAGCGCGCCGTATCTATTACGTCCATGAACGATGCCTTGCTCGCCGCGGCAGTAGTAGTGACGTCGCTGCCCGTGGAGGTCCTGGAGCTTCGCGTGCCAGAGGTGAGCGAGAAGCTGCTGGTGGTGAGCATGACGTGCAGCAAGAAGCGTGGCGCCATGACCAAGGTATGCAGCGCGCTCGAGGAGCTCTGTCCCATGGTAATCATCGCCAATATCACCTCCATCTCCGACTGCAGCATGCACACCCTCTTCGTCAAG ACAACAGCAAAAACAGCACAAAATTCTGAAACTAAAGCCATGTAG